The Alistipes finegoldii DSM 17242 DNA segment CCCGCGGCGACTGGGCCAAAAACTCCGAGGGCGTGACTCCCTCGTCGCTGGCCGCCTCGCGGTAAGCTGCCGCCGGGAACGGAGGGGACGGACAACCAAGACAAACGGGACAAGACCCGAAAAAGGCAGGCAGCACGCCCGCAAACAAAACAGCCGGTCGCATGACCGGCTGTTTCCATATCCGCAGGAACCACATCCGCAGAAGAGTCTTTACTGCATCCACTCGACGTTCGCCGCGTCGCGGAACAGCAGGTTGAGCGGCCGCACCAGACTCTCGGCATCCGGAGCGAAGATGAACCGCACCTTATCGACGGGCACCGTCAGGAAAACCGTCGAGGGATAACCGCCGATCATATCGACGTGATCCATCAGCGACCAGACGAAAATCTCGAACGGCATCTGACCGGGAAGCAGCGTCAGACCCGGAAAGTCGGTTTCGTACGACGCCGAAGAGGTGTCGGCGGGATGAGGCTTGAAGAAAATGTCGTACGCTGCGCCGTACTGTCCGACGATCCGCGCCACGTAATCGCGCTGCTGCTGTTCGCTCGCGGCGTTCTGATGGCTCGTTCCGATGATGATCAGGTTGCCTTTGGGAGAAGCGTCGAACAGGGCGGCGAATTTGTCGTAATCGAAGCCCGCCATGTCGTAGAACAGCCTGCGGGCCGATTCGGACAGTGCCGACAGCATCTCGTAGGGCTGAATATCTTCGATCTGCATTTCACGAAGTTTGTCGGTAATGAACGGGCAGGAGCTTTCGAGCAGCGACCCGTTCTGCATCACCAAGCGATAGCCGGGACGGGTCGCGAGGTAGTAAGGCCACGTCCACGATTCGAGTTCGAACTCGGCACGGGTTTCGGGATAACGTCCCCCGTGATTCCAGTCGAGCGCCTCGACCTCCGCGGCATAGGTTTCCCAGTTCTGCTGAGCCGTGGCCGGATCGCCGAAATAGTTGTAAAAGTTGTTGTATGTCGCCGTTCCGTCCGAAAGCAGGCTCACCTTCACCCGCGCGGAGTCGATTCCCTGCGCCACGAACCAGTCGTAACCCAGACGGCAGCGCAGGTCGTCCACATAGAGACTGAAGACGGCCGTCGGATCGGCCTTGTTGATCTCCAGAACACGCCGTTTCATTTCGCGGCACATCGCGTCCTTTTCGGCTTCGGTGGCATCCGAGGTCCGGTCGGCCGCCGTCGTGACTTTGACATGCGGCGGGAACTTATCCGGGTCGAACGTTCTCGAACGCGTATAATAGAAATAACTCGGTTTGTCGTGGGACAGCACATGCAATCCGGCATAGAGGGCGGCATCGTGCCGAATCCGGCATAAAAATAGTAATCCGGCGCGCGTCGTAACCGTCCTTCGGCGCGCTCTGCGACATGACGAACGGCACGATCAGGTCCTCGCTGGCAAAAGCCAGCTGCGCACTGCGGGCGGGGCCTTCGTTCCGGTCGAAGGTCACCTCGATCTCGGAATATCCCGCCGGGCCTTCCGTGGCGGAGAGCGTAAACCACTTGTCCCCGGCGGCGGCCGTCACGCGCCACGGCAGCGACGAAGTTACGGAGATCTTGCCGGCGCGGGCCAGTGCGTCGAGCGACAGAAAACTCTCGCCGGCGTTGACAACCAGCACGGGACGGGTCGTTTCGTCGTCGCTGCACGCCGCCGATCCCGCGATCAGGGCCAGACAAAGGAGGGCCGAAAACAATCTTTTCATAGCGAATCAAATTAGCGTTACTGCCCTTATAAACGCTGCAAAAGCCCTTTTACTGCATCCCGCGACCGATTTCCGTCTGAAAAATTAAGCCGCACGGAATGCCGTGCGGCTTTTATCCGATGCAGCAGACGTCATTCGCCTTTGCGTTTCTTGATCCGGTCCAAATGCTCGCGCACCCGTTTGCGGAAAAGCTCGCGGCGGTACTGCAGATTGGCCTGCCACCCCAGCCAGCGGGTATAACGCTCCCGTTTTTCGGGATAGATGTCGCGTATCGTGACCAGAATGCCCGTCTCCTCGACACCGCCGAAATCGGGATTCGACACCGTATCGAAAACCCGCATCGTGGGCGAAAGGTTCATGTATGCGTTGATCAGCGGCGGAATGTTCTCGTTGAACTCGCGGATTTTCTGAATCAGAATGCGGTAATTCTCCTGATAGGTCTGCCCCGTGAAGAGCTGCTCGTAATAAGGGTCGTCCAGATCGAGCCGGAGCGGATGGATGCCCTCGACGAGGTTGTCCCGGTCGGGGAAGTAACGGCGCAGGAACCAGATCAGGGCGTTGCGGGCCACAGCCTTGTAGGTCGTGTACATCGTCACCTTGCCGAAAAGGTATTTGGCGCGGGGGTCCAGCACGATCAGCGCACCGAGCCCGTCCCAGAGGTTGTCCAGCGCATAAATGCTTTTGGCGTTGCCGCGCGCCTGATAGGAGGGCTGCACGAACGAACGGCCCAGTTCGATGGTGCGGGGCAGGTATTTGCGGCGGAACTTGTCGCTGAAGCGGAAATAGTGTTCGGTCGAGAGATGCCGCGGATATTCGTCCGTGCAGATGATGAAACGGTAGCCGCCGACGATCTCTTCGGCGGCGGGGTCCCACACGATCAGCTGGTAGTAGCCGTCCTCGGCCAGATCTTCGGCGTCGATGTCCAGCTCCTTGCCCGTGCCGCCACCCGCGCCGCGGAACGCGATTTCGCGCAGGCGGCCGATCTCGCGCATCAGCGACGGACACTCGGCGGCCGAGAAGATATAAATCTCGTTCCCGGCCTTCTTCGTATCGCGGGCCTTGCGCTCCGGCGTCAGTTCGGCGCGGAGCTGTTCCCTTTCAACGGGAGGTATGATGGCTTCCATCTGTCTCTGTTGCATATAACTGGGGCAAAAATACCGATTTTAGCGTTTTTCCGGTTCCGGCGCGAGCATATTTTCCAAAAAATACGCCTTTTTGCGTACGAATTCGGCCTGCTCGCGGAGTCCGCCGTAACGCTGCAGCTCGGAGACGGGAATCGGGTCGCCCACGAAAATGCGGAAGTGCCGGCCCTTTTGGGAAAACATTTCGTCGGGCAGCCAGAGCATCTCGATATTGAGCTTCAGCCCCAGCATCACGCGCAGCCGGGCCACGCGGTAGAAGAAGTTCGACAGCCGTCCTTCGACGAACACCGGCACGATCTCGCGCTGCGAAGCGTAGGCCTTTTTCAGGAAGTTGGTTTTCCACGGCAGGTCGGTCACCTCGCCCCCGATGCAGCGCGAGCAGAGCCCCGCCGGGAAGGTCAGGATCGGCACTTCGCCGACGAACTCCTCGTCGAATTTGCGGGCGTAGGCGCTGTTCTGCGAACCGTGCTTGTTCACCGGAATCCACAGCGGCCGCAGCGGTTCGAGGTGCATCAGCAGGTCGTTGACCACCACGCGGGCGTCGCCGAAGCGGTCTATCAGCTTGTCGGCGAGCATCATGCCGTCCATGCCGCCGAAAGGATGGTTCGCGGCGAACAGATAGCGGCCCTTGGGATCGAGCTTTTCGAGCCCCTCGACCGTATAGGTCACCTGCCACTCCCTGAAGCAGGCGCGGATAAACTCCTGCGGGGGCAGGTTCCAGTAGTGTTCGAGGATATAATTGATCTCCGACTCGTGAATCGTGCGGCGGAGCCAGCCGATGACGAAGCCGGGAATCCAGCGGGCCAGCCGCGGGGCTTTGTCGGCAAGTACTGCTCCGATATCTATTCTGGGCATAAAGACGTACAAAAAATTATATCCACAAATATAGGTATTCTTTTTCGAAAAATCCCTAACTTTACACCCAAATCGACCTTGTCAGCAACGAATATGTCTCAGTATCATACACCTGTCCTTCTGGAGGAGTCCGTAGACCTGCTCGCCGTAGACCCTGCGGGCACTTACGTGGACCTCACTTTCGGCGGGGGCGGCCATTCGCGCCGCATCCTCGAAAAGCTGGGTCCCGGCGGGAGACTCTACGCTTTCGATCAGGACCGCGACACACGCGCGAACTGTCCCGACGACGGGCGGTTCCACTACGTCGAGAGCAACTTCCGCTTTCTGCGCGGGGCGCTGCGGCTGCGGGAGGTGGAGCAGGTGGACGGCATTCTGGCCGATCTGGGCGTCTCGTCGCACCATTTCGACGCCGTGGAGCGGGGTTTCTCGTTCCGGGGCGAAGCGCCGCTGGACATGCGCATGAACCAGCGGGGCGCGCTGACGGCGGCCCGCGTCGTGAACGGCTATCCGGCCGACGCGCTGACGCGTCTGCTGGGAGACTGGGGCGAGCTGGAGACCCCGTGGAAAATCGCCAACTGCATCGTCCGGGCACGGGAAGCCGCACCGATCGAGACCACGGCGCAGCTGGTCGAGGCCGTGAAGCCCTGCACCCCGAAAAAAGACGAGTCGAAGTTCCTGACCAAGCTTTTTCAGGCGCTGCGCATCGAGGTCAACGGCGAAATGGAGGCGCTCAAAATGGCGCTGGAGCAGAGTCTCAAGGTACTGCGTCCCGGCGGGCGGCTGGTCGTCATCTCGTACCACTCGCTCGAAGACCGGCTGGTCAAGAACTTCCTGCGCAGCGGGAATTTCTCAGGCTCGGTGGAGAAAGACTTTTTCGGACGCGCCCTCACGCCGTTCGAACTCATAACGCGCAAGGCCGTGGTCCCCACGGCCGAAGAGTTGGAACGCAACCCCCGGTCGCGCTCGGCCAAGCTGCGCGCGGCCGCAAAACGGGAGAACGAATAACGGAGGGCGGAGGCCGCCGCGAATCATTCAACGACAAAAGCAGCAGAGAAGGATGTTCAAGGACCACGAATTCGACCCGGTAACCCCCGAAGAGGAGGCCCGCCGCAGGCAGGAGGAGGAATTCGCCCGCCGCGTGCGGCGCGAGGTGCTGCGCATCGAGCGGGGCGAAGCCGACGAGGACATCCGCGCCGACATGGAACGCGAAGAGGAGGAGAAGGCCGAAGAGGAGGAGCGCCAGCGCCGGGAGCGCCGCCGCAAGGCCAGCACCTTCTGGCAGCTCTTCTCAGGTACGATCCTCGTCCACGAGGGAGTCTCGAAATACTATCCCTACATGCTCTCGATCGCGGGCATGTTCTTTTTGAGCATCGCCGTGATGTTCACCACCCTGCATCTGGACATGAAATACTCGCGCCTCGAACGCGAAGTGCAGATCCTGCGCGAACGCTCGATCCGCCTGCAGGAACAGCGTTACCGCCGCACCACCCACTCGGCCATCGTCGAACGGCTGCGCGAACGCGGCATCGAGCTTATCGACCCGCCGGCGCCGGGCGAAATCATCGAAAACTGACGGACGATGAAAGAGGAACGTTCGAAGATCAAAAGCGACATTCTGCTGCGGGTACGGCTGCTTTACGTGCTGTTCATACTCGCCGGGGCCGTCGTGCTCGGACGATTGGTCTGGGTGCAGCTCTTCAGTTCCGAAGTGGCCTACAACGCCGAACGGCTGGCCAGCCGCATCTTCACCGAGGAGACCATTCCGGCGCAGCGCGGCAGCATCCTCTCGCGCGGCGGCGCGCCGCTGGCGACTTCGATCTTCCGCTATCAGGCCGCCTTCGACTTCGCTTCGCCGGGTCTCGATTCGCTGAAAACCTTCCGCGAACAGAGCGACTCGCTGGCCAAACTCCTCGCGGCGTTCTTCCGGGACAAGTCCGCCGCCGAATACAGCCGCAAATTCCGCGAGGAGCACGCCCGCCACTACCGGCTCGTCAACGGACGCGACACGACCTACCTGCGCTCCGAAGGGTGGTTCTCGCGCCTGATGGACCGTCTGCGCGGCGAAGAGTTTGCCACGCGCCGCATCTACGACACCATCCGCGACCACACGCCCGTCAATATCTTCCCCCGCGAAGTGGACTACGCCGAATGGCAGACCCTGCGGCGTTATCCGCTGCTGAACTGGAACATGGGCATGGTCTACCGGCTCGTCGAACGCGACCAGCGGGTCTACCCGCAGGGCGAACTGGCGCGCCGCACGATCGGACTGACGGGCGACAAGGGAAATTACGGCATCGAGGAGGCCTACCGCGAAGAGCTTGCGGGCCGCGACGGCAAAGCCTTGCGGCAACGCATCGCCAGAGGCTTCTACGGCCGCGTCGCGGGCGGCGGCCACGAGGACCCCGAAGACGGCTACGACGTGGTGACCACGCTCGATCTGGACCTGCAGGACGTCGCCGACAAGGCGCTGCGGCGCCAGCTAGAAGCTCAGAACGCCATCTGGGGCACGACGATCGTCATGGAGGTCCATACGGGCGAAATCCTCGCCATGGCCAATCTGGGCCGGGCTGGAACCGAAGGGGCATTTTACGAACGCGAGAATTACGCGCTGGGGCGCAGCATGGAGCCGGGTTCGACCTTCAAGCTGGCGACGATGCTCACGCTGCTCGACGACGCCGACATGTCTCCCCAGACCGCCTACGACACCCACAACGGCGACCCGGTGACCGTAGGCCCGGCCAAGAATATCCGCGACTCGCACCGCGGCGACCACGTCATCGACTTCCGCCGCGCCGTGGCTTCGTCGTCGAACGTCTACTTCGCCAAGGCGATCTGGGAGCGTTACGGCATCACGGGCAAGAAGCAGGAGTACAGCGACTTCCTCCACGAAAAACTAC contains these protein-coding regions:
- a CDS encoding 1-acyl-sn-glycerol-3-phosphate acyltransferase, producing MPRIDIGAVLADKAPRLARWIPGFVIGWLRRTIHESEINYILEHYWNLPPQEFIRACFREWQVTYTVEGLEKLDPKGRYLFAANHPFGGMDGMMLADKLIDRFGDARVVVNDLLMHLEPLRPLWIPVNKHGSQNSAYARKFDEEFVGEVPILTFPAGLCSRCIGGEVTDLPWKTNFLKKAYASQREIVPVFVEGRLSNFFYRVARLRVMLGLKLNIEMLWLPDEMFSQKGRHFRIFVGDPIPVSELQRYGGLREQAEFVRKKAYFLENMLAPEPEKR
- a CDS encoding GNAT family N-acetyltransferase, translating into MQQRQMEAIIPPVEREQLRAELTPERKARDTKKAGNEIYIFSAAECPSLMREIGRLREIAFRGAGGGTGKELDIDAEDLAEDGYYQLIVWDPAAEEIVGGYRFIICTDEYPRHLSTEHYFRFSDKFRRKYLPRTIELGRSFVQPSYQARGNAKSIYALDNLWDGLGALIVLDPRAKYLFGKVTMYTTYKAVARNALIWFLRRYFPDRDNLVEGIHPLRLDLDDPYYEQLFTGQTYQENYRILIQKIREFNENIPPLINAYMNLSPTMRVFDTVSNPDFGGVEETGILVTIRDIYPEKRERYTRWLGWQANLQYRRELFRKRVREHLDRIKKRKGE
- the rsmH gene encoding 16S rRNA (cytosine(1402)-N(4))-methyltransferase RsmH — translated: MSQYHTPVLLEESVDLLAVDPAGTYVDLTFGGGGHSRRILEKLGPGGRLYAFDQDRDTRANCPDDGRFHYVESNFRFLRGALRLREVEQVDGILADLGVSSHHFDAVERGFSFRGEAPLDMRMNQRGALTAARVVNGYPADALTRLLGDWGELETPWKIANCIVRAREAAPIETTAQLVEAVKPCTPKKDESKFLTKLFQALRIEVNGEMEALKMALEQSLKVLRPGGRLVVISYHSLEDRLVKNFLRSGNFSGSVEKDFFGRALTPFELITRKAVVPTAEELERNPRSRSAKLRAAAKRENE
- a CDS encoding penicillin-binding protein; amino-acid sequence: MKEERSKIKSDILLRVRLLYVLFILAGAVVLGRLVWVQLFSSEVAYNAERLASRIFTEETIPAQRGSILSRGGAPLATSIFRYQAAFDFASPGLDSLKTFREQSDSLAKLLAAFFRDKSAAEYSRKFREEHARHYRLVNGRDTTYLRSEGWFSRLMDRLRGEEFATRRIYDTIRDHTPVNIFPREVDYAEWQTLRRYPLLNWNMGMVYRLVERDQRVYPQGELARRTIGLTGDKGNYGIEEAYREELAGRDGKALRQRIARGFYGRVAGGGHEDPEDGYDVVTTLDLDLQDVADKALRRQLEAQNAIWGTTIVMEVHTGEILAMANLGRAGTEGAFYERENYALGRSMEPGSTFKLATMLTLLDDADMSPQTAYDTHNGDPVTVGPAKNIRDSHRGDHVIDFRRAVASSSNVYFAKAIWERYGITGKKQEYSDFLHEKLRLGQTVGLERLGERAPSITTDWKVPDPGVMLVKMSYGYRVRLAPIQMITFYNAIANGGKMISPVLVRELRRGDRVEERFESRTLASSICSRSALREVQRCLELVCTEGTASLYFRDTARLRVAAKTGTAQITDARSREGRYYLGSMIAYFPADNPRYTVLTTIETRAQAGKAYYGGPLAGPVVKRMVDYIYNRNRDWYGRVERHGPRRHPDRIKGGDIAQIRRVADKLSPRASFDHRTGWGRVQVDSLSNVVITSLPAETGTMPDVRGMGLKDALFVLESRGLKVRFSGRGAVVRQSVAPGARITPGATVAITLN
- a CDS encoding sialyltransferase, giving the protein MLSHDKPSYFYYTRSRTFDPDKFPPHVKVTTAADRTSDATEAEKDAMCREMKRRVLEINKADPTAVFSLYVDDLRCRLGYDWFVAQGIDSARVKVSLLSDGTATYNNFYNYFGDPATAQQNWETYAAEVEALDWNHGGRYPETRAEFELESWTWPYYLATRPGYRLVMQNGSLLESSCPFITDKLREMQIEDIQPYEMLSALSESARRLFYDMAGFDYDKFAALFDASPKGNLIIIGTSHQNAASEQQQRDYVARIVGQYGAAYDIFFKPHPADTSSASYETDFPGLTLLPGQMPFEIFVWSLMDHVDMIGGYPSTVFLTVPVDKVRFIFAPDAESLVRPLNLLFRDAANVEWMQ
- a CDS encoding FtsL-like putative cell division protein, which codes for MFKDHEFDPVTPEEEARRRQEEEFARRVRREVLRIERGEADEDIRADMEREEEEKAEEEERQRRERRRKASTFWQLFSGTILVHEGVSKYYPYMLSIAGMFFLSIAVMFTTLHLDMKYSRLEREVQILRERSIRLQEQRYRRTTHSAIVERLRERGIELIDPPAPGEIIEN
- a CDS encoding BACON domain-containing protein → MKRLFSALLCLALIAGSAACSDDETTRPVLVVNAGESFLSLDALARAGKISVTSSLPWRVTAAAGDKWFTLSATEGPAGYSEIEVTFDRNEGPARSAQLAFASEDLIVPFVMSQSAPKDGYDARRITIFMPDSARCRPLCRIACAVPRQTELFLLYAFENVRPG